A single window of Camelus ferus isolate YT-003-E chromosome 7, BCGSAC_Cfer_1.0, whole genome shotgun sequence DNA harbors:
- the MALSU1 gene encoding mitochondrial assembly of ribosomal large subunit protein 1 isoform X2, whose protein sequence is MGPGGCVAWRLSAFLWRRAAFPGAWAAADLGSRPRLLAVGRLPRGPALGRASLTPDRARGLHGGPGLEERAEGTASEERRESGTADHTGLKFDIDMLVSLLRQENARDICVIRVPPEMKYTDYFVIGSGTSTRHLHAMAYYIVKTYKYLKCKSEPHVKIEGKDTDDWLCVDFGIWKMKLYLGHITDEE, encoded by the exons ATGGGGCCGGGCGGCTGCGTGGCGTGGCGGCTCTCGGCGTTTCTCTGGCGTAGGGCCGCTTTCCCGGGAGCGTGGGCGGCGGCCGACCTGGGCTCCCGGCCTCGGCTGCTGGCGGTGGGGCGGCTTCCGAGGGGACCAGCGCTCGGCCGGGCCAGTCTGACCCCCGACCGCGCGCGCGGCCTGCACGGCGGGCCTGGCTTAGAGGAGCGGGCGGAGGGGACAGCCAGCGAGGAGCGCCGGGAGTCAGGCACAGCAG ATCATACTGGTCTCAAGTTTGACATTGACATGCTGGTTTCACTTCTGAGGCAAGAAAATGCAAGAGACATTTGTGTGATCAGGGTTCCTCCGGAAATGAAATATACGGATTACTTTGTGATTGGTAGTGGAACTTCCACTCGACACTTACATGCCATGGCCTACTACATTGTGAAAACG TACAAATACCTGAAATGTAAAAGTGAGCCTCACGTTAAGATTGAAGGGAAGGACACTGATGACTGGCTCTGTGTGGACTTTG GTATCTGGAAAATGAAGCTGTATTTGGGGcacattacagatgaggaatga
- the MALSU1 gene encoding mitochondrial assembly of ribosomal large subunit protein 1 isoform X1 has protein sequence MGPGGCVAWRLSAFLWRRAAFPGAWAAADLGSRPRLLAVGRLPRGPALGRASLTPDRARGLHGGPGLEERAEGTASEERRESGTADHTGLKFDIDMLVSLLRQENARDICVIRVPPEMKYTDYFVIGSGTSTRHLHAMAYYIVKTYKYLKCKSEPHVKIEGKDTDDWLCVDFGSMVVHLMLPETRETYELEKLWTLRSYDDQLAQIAPETLPEDFILGIEDDTSSLTPVEFKCE, from the exons ATGGGGCCGGGCGGCTGCGTGGCGTGGCGGCTCTCGGCGTTTCTCTGGCGTAGGGCCGCTTTCCCGGGAGCGTGGGCGGCGGCCGACCTGGGCTCCCGGCCTCGGCTGCTGGCGGTGGGGCGGCTTCCGAGGGGACCAGCGCTCGGCCGGGCCAGTCTGACCCCCGACCGCGCGCGCGGCCTGCACGGCGGGCCTGGCTTAGAGGAGCGGGCGGAGGGGACAGCCAGCGAGGAGCGCCGGGAGTCAGGCACAGCAG ATCATACTGGTCTCAAGTTTGACATTGACATGCTGGTTTCACTTCTGAGGCAAGAAAATGCAAGAGACATTTGTGTGATCAGGGTTCCTCCGGAAATGAAATATACGGATTACTTTGTGATTGGTAGTGGAACTTCCACTCGACACTTACATGCCATGGCCTACTACATTGTGAAAACG TACAAATACCTGAAATGTAAAAGTGAGCCTCACGTTAAGATTGAAGGGAAGGACACTGATGACTGGCTCTGTGTGGACTTTG GCAGCATGGTGGTTCATTTGATGCTTCCAGAAACCAGAGAAACCTATGAATTAGAGAAATTATGGACCCTACGTTCTTATGATGACCAGTTAGCTCAGATAGCGCCTGAGACATTACCTGAAGACTTCATTCTTGGAATAGAAGATGACACTTCATCCCTGACTCCTGTGGAGTTCAAGTGTGAATAA